In Malassezia vespertilionis chromosome 7, complete sequence, the following proteins share a genomic window:
- a CDS encoding uncharacterized protein (antiSMASH:Cluster_1; COG:Q; SMCOG1001:short-chain dehydrogenase/reductase SDR; EggNog:ENOG503NTW1) gives MVNISTLKTTPAAHAPVHPLGYGPLHGPRRNEHIVVVLGVGPGLGLSIASVFAAQGYTTAILSRSKERLDQWAQELDTVARARLEQDGECPAKDEPLSLAFACDMLEQSTIHGAMQAIQNAWPKRYIGTCAYNGSIRKRGPFLDIPFHKIEESVAASIFAFFTFAQLTLRAMDKHGMGGSLLVTGASSSTRGAEGFAPFAAAKSIAREFGEKNVHVAHIIIDGLVESKTALQYLGLPADERFEDGVLAKTWLFLAQQDQSAWTFELDIRPAKEKF, from the exons ATGGTAAATATCAGCACACTGAAAACGACGCCGgcggcacacgcgcctgtgcatccGCTCGGCTATGGACCGCTGCATGGGCCTCGCAGGAACGAGCATATCGTTGTTGTGCTAGGT GTCGGACCTGGACTTGGACTTAGCATTGCCTCGgtttttgccgcgcaggGCTATACGACTGCGATCCTATCTCGTTCCAAGGAACGGCTCGATCAGTGGGCGCAAGAG CTCGATACGGTAGCGCGTGCACGGCTCGAGCAAGACGGGGAGTGTCCTGCAAAAGACGAGCCGCTCTCGCTTGCATTTGCTTGCGATATGCTCGAGCAAAGCACGATCCACGGCGCTATGCAAGCGATCCAGAATGCATGGCCTAAGCGCTACATAGGTACGTGTGCGTACAACGGAAGTatacgcaagcgcggcccGTTTTTGGATATTCCATTCCACAAGATCGAGGAAAGCGTAGCAGCGAGCAT CTTTGCATTCTTTACATTTGCACAGCTTACACTGCGTGCGATGGACAAGCATGGCATGGGCGGCTCGCTCCTTGTCACAGGagcgagcagcagcacgcgcggagCAGAGGGATTTGCGCCGTTTGCCGCAGCGA AGTCtattgcgcgcgagtttgGCGAAAAGAAcgtgcacgtcgcgcacatcaTCATCGACGGCCTCGTTGAATCCAAGACGGCATTGCAGTACCTAGGCCTGCCAGCCGACGAGCGGTTTGAGGACGGCGTG CTGGCCAAGACATGgctcttcctcgcgcagcaagaccAGAGCGCATGGACCTTTGAGCTGGATATCCGGCCAGCCAAGGAAAAGTTCTAA
- the GPI10 gene encoding glycosylphosphatidylinositol anchor biosynthesis (BUSCO:EOG09260UJK; antiSMASH:Cluster_1; EggNog:ENOG503NV7H; CAZy:GT22; COG:G; TransMembrane:8 (o91-108i120-137o149-175i187-207o240-263i275-297o303-323i335-356o)), with amino-acid sequence MYFPDEYWQSLEIAHRIVFGYGYRTWEWIGTPIRSIAHPALFVPWYALLKWTGMDSSLTLLTIGPPIQQALISAVGDWYAYRLILRIGGQRVAQCWAVLHLLSFYWVYTATRTFANTTEAALCSITLYFWPLSPVLVTHTPMRTFRCALLAAFCAVLIRPTSLVLFAFLGLHTLYMAWRHAGVKRACILLANALAVGLPVLASGVALDTLYYGQRIVTPYLFVRENLFKNLAVFYGRHPWHWYFTQGIPVLTTVLFPWSMIGWYKSLSGNVHPKWDAASLCTLAWLSLWTTCLYSFLSHKELRFLQPLVPWFTLFAAVCLTRVHDSSQRQNAWRALPKLVRGLLLIQLPLLVYAAAFHCTGQVQVMAYLHMLPPKQTVGFLMPCHSTPWQSHMHARHLEMSEFDEELISGDTGRAWFLTCHPPRRTNARTYWDQTDFFYEDPVRYMKSRFPDQYHMPPPPMKARHFRRRTQVGDAADPVALHRHSDLGWRHPWPTHLVMFASLLDERPRACSLDAPCEDVRTFLKSRNYVETRRFWNTLVHPEKERSGDVVVWSYKHPLRSY; translated from the exons ATGTACTTT CCAGACGAGTACTGGCAGTCGCTTGAAATCGCGCATCGGATTGTGTTTGGGTACGGATACCGCACATGGGAATGGATTGGCACGCCGATTCGAAGTATCGCGCATCCTGCGCTGTTTGTTCCTTGGTACGCGCTGTTGAAATGGACAGGAATGGACAGCAGCCTAACTCTGCTCACTATTGGTCCTCCTATTCAGCAAGCACTCATTAGCGCCGTGGGCGACTGGTACGCATACAGACTGATCTTGCGTATCGGCGGGCAAAGAGTAGCCCAGTGCTGGGCCGTCCTACACCTCTTATCCTTCTACTGGGTTTacacagcgacgcgcacaTTTGCAAACACCACCGAGGCAGCTTTGTGCAGCATCACACTTTATTTCTGGCCGCTGTCACCGGTGCTTGTAACACATAcgccgatgcgcacatttcggtgcgcgctgcttgccgcgttttgcgccgtgctcatCCGCCCAACAAGTCTCGTCCTGTTTGCTTTTCTCGGTTTGCATACATTGTACATGGCTTGGCGGCATGCAGGCGTAAAACGCGCTTGTATACTGTTGGCAAACGCATTGGCTGTTGGGCTACCAGTCCTTGCTTctggcgtcgcgctcgacacgctgTATTACGGGCAGCGTATCGTAACGCCGTACCTgtttgtgcgcgaaaaCCTATTCAAGAACCTTGCTGTGTTTTACGGCAGGCATCCATGGCACTGGTACTTTACACAAGGGATTCCTGTATTGACGACGGTGCTGTTTCCATGGAGCATGATTGGCTGGTACAAGAGCCTTAGCGGCAACGTACATCCGAAATGGGATGCAGCGAGTCTATGCACCCTGGCATGGCTCAGTCTATGGACGACATGCCTGTATTCCTTCCTTAGCCACAAGGAATTAAGGTTTTTGCAGCCGCTCGTGCCCTGGTTCACACTCTTTGCAGCGGTATGTTTGACTCGTGTTCACGATTCATCGCAACGGCAGAATGCatggcgtgcgctgccgaAACTGGTTCGTGGACTACTCTTAATCCAGCTGCCATTGCTTGTCTATGCCGCGGCGTTCCATTGCACAGGCCAGGTACAAGTGATGGCATACCTTCACATGCTCCCGCCAAAGCAGACTGTTGGGTTTTTGATGCCGTGCCACTCGACTCCGTGGCAAAGCCATATGCATGCGCGGCACTTGGAAATGTCTGAGTTTGATGAGGAGTTGATCAGTGGCGACACAGGACGTGCATGGTTCCTCACCTGCCATCCTCCGCGGCGTACGAACGCCCGCACATACTGGGACCAGACAGATTTCTTTTACGAGGATCCAGTTCGGTACATGAAAAGCCGTTTTCCCGACCAGTACCACATGCCGCCGCCTCCGATGAAGGCGCGTCATTTTAGACGGCGCACGCAAGTAGGCGATGCAGCGGATCCCGTGGCACTTCACAGACACAGTGATTTAGGATGGCGGCATCCGTGGCCGACACATCTTGTCATGTTTGCATCTTTATTGGACGAAAGACCGCGCGCCTGTTcgctggatgcgccgtgcgAAGATGTGCGCACCTTTTTGAAATCGCGCAATTACGTCGAAACCCGGCGGTTTTGGAATACACTTGTGCATCCTGAAAAGGAGCGGTCGGGGGATGTTGTGGTGTGGTCATATAAGCATCCGTTACGTTCCTACTAA
- a CDS encoding uncharacterized protein (antiSMASH:Cluster_1; COG:S; EggNog:ENOG503NYE6) — MTVEERAAKKEERLAALAQQQRWRNANRVRQRRLDTMQDLIVKVDADLMEPGGALEHCFAALREKITGDGATVEAVYSDLGSHLVQRAQFYTIAFARRIRSVYDPLQKLWAPLDEEQIQQEPTVLCVLKPDELFASISDGTLVPRIEACGKLQRIVVLVGIDAYLRKERLEQTREYTRIVRQRVHHQK; from the exons ATGACGGTCGAAGAACGTGCAGCGAAGAAGGAggagcgccttgcggcacttgcgcaacAGCAGCGATGGCGCAATGCAAATCGTGTacgacagcggcgcttggatACCATGCAGGACTTGATTGTCAAGGTGGACGCAGACTTAATGGAGCCCGGTGGTGCACTTGAGCACTgttttgctgcgctgcgtgagAAAATTACTGGCGATGGTGCAACCGTGGAAGCTGTATACTCGGATCTTGGTTCGCACTTGGTGCAACGTGCGCAATTTTATACCATCGCTTTTGCTCGAAGAATTCGGTCCGTCTATGACCCTCTCCAGAAATTGTGGGCACCATTAGACGAGGAGCAAATTCAACAAGAGCCTACGGTACTTTGTGTGCTGAAACCTGACGAACTTTTCGCAAGTATTTCCGATGGAACGCTTGTGCCGCGTATAGAAGCATGCGGCAAGCTACAACGGATTGTCGTGTTGGTCGGTATCGACGCGTACCTCCGCAAAGAGCGGTTGGAGCAGACGCGCGAGTATACTCGTATAGTACGGCAGCGCGTACATCA TCAGAAGTAG
- a CDS encoding acylglycerol lipase (SECRETED:SignalP(1-28); antiSMASH:Cluster_1; MEROPS:MER0036060; COG:I; EggNog:ENOG503P07B), which translates to MQAYLTELYYIFLEPVLLYLGLTTQGSGDPTYGRDRLPYSAQERSLIYENPNVRSTRRRVYLCGTDPVLDVELQGVHALPSTYKNKRLTSFVNYYIWEMPSVAQLNADVYLVHGINDYSGKLTVQGTAFMRAGMRAIAIDLPSFGRSSGLPAYVPSMRVLANALHAVMAHVHFHDTLAELPALARRKRFGQGSSMGGFTVLYHCALYPPAAPAKLGGLANGARLSLDGVAVSAPMLQIASASRPSYTLEWIARRICMFAGRLPFAKAIRGNVSDDPKVDYYASIDPQNYRGLVRIATGLAIVAGIDDLARITSRIQCPVSIDHGENDRATSPHGSIAFFEKLHAEPKRLRLWPGVEHASC; encoded by the exons TATATCTTTTTGGAGCCTGTGCTGCTCTATTTGGGCCTCACAACACAGGGCAGTGGCGATCCGACATATGGCCGCGACCGTCTTCCCTACtcggcgcaggagcgctCGCTGATTTACGAGAATCCCAATGTGCGCTCCACGCGGCGTCGCGTATATCTGTGCGGCACCGACCCCGTCCTGGATGTTGAGCTGCAAggcgtgcatgcactgcCATCTACGTACAAAAACAAGCGCCTCACCTCTTTTGTAAACTACTACATCTGGGAAATgcccagcgtcgcgcagttAAATGCCGATGTGTACTTGGTCCATGGCATCAATGACTATTCTGGGAAACTGACCGTGCAAGGCACTGCATTCATGCGTGCGGGCATGCGTGCTATTGCCATTGATCTCCCGTCGTTTGGCCGGTCGTCGGGCTTGCCTGCGTACGTCCCGAGTATGCGAGTGCTTGCcaatgcactgcacgccgTCATGGCCCACGTACATTTCCACGACACTTTGGCCGAGCTACCCGCGCTTGCGAGGCGCAAAAGGTTTGGCCAAGGGAGCTCCATGGGTGGCTTTACCGTGCTGTACCACTGCGCTTTATATcctcctgcagcgcccgcgAAACTCGGTGGCCTTGcgaacggcgcgcggctATCCCTGGACGGCGTCGCGGTCAGTGCACCGATGCTTCAAATTGCGTCGGCATCGCGGCCAAGTTACACACTGGAGTGGATTGCACGGCGTATCTGCATGTTTGCTGGGCGCCTGCCCTTTGCCAAAGCGATTCGCGGGAACGTATCCGACGACCCAAAGGTCGACTACTACGCGTCCATCGACCCCCAAAATTATCGCGGActtgtgcgcatcgcgacGGGCCTGGCCATTGTCGCTGGCATCGACGACCTAGCGCGTATTACCTCGCGGATCCAGTGCCCTGTATCCATAGATCACGGCGAGAATGACCGCGCTACGAGTCCGCACGGCTCGATTGCGTTTTTTGAAAAGCTGCATGCGGAGCCCAAGCGGCTGCGGCTTTGGCCaggcgtcgagcacg cgagctgctAG
- a CDS encoding aspartate--tRNA ligase (antiSMASH:Cluster_1; COG:J; EggNog:ENOG503NUP6): MSSEAQQAIAHEQQNPDPPAFVGAEELNSDGTPLSDKQRRKRAEKAEKERVKAEKAARLAQEQATRQAAEVDFAEGNYGVLPMNQSKERVNVQLFSIEDIHPDKDGRQITLQARLQTTRAPSAKLAFITLRQNVHCVQATLAQAPEKVSRQMVKWAASITPESIVRVEGTIAKVPKPIESPSVTIKDAEIKIARIYIEVPVTWEGQIPFYVDDATRSDADIEASQNTPRPLPPIALDTRLDNRVLDLRTPTNQAIFRMSHGVGKLFREFLENNGFIEIHTPKLQGAATESGASVFKLGYFKGEAFLAQSPQLAKQMAIAADFGRVYEIGPVFRAEDSNTHRHMTEFIGLDLEMAFQEHYHEVTDLLNHLFLYIFSELPKRYAAEIAAIKRQYPVEEFLVPRQPVMLDFKEGIQILRDAGCEVEDLDDLSTEMERTLGRLVREKYHTDFYALDKFPLAVRPFYTMPDANDANYSNSYDFFMRGQEILSGAQRVHDAKFLEQRLAGAGIDPSSMKHYVDAFRLGAPPHAGGGIGLERVVMLYLGLGNIRRASMFPRDPKRLEP; the protein is encoded by the exons ATGTCGAGTGAAGCGCAGCAGGCTATCGCGCACGAACAACAGAACCCCGATCCCCCCGCCTTTGTCGGCGCGGAGGAACTTAA CTCCGACGGCACCCCCCTTTCCGACAAGCAGCGTAGGAAACGTGCTGAGAAGGCCGAGAAAGAGCGCGTTAAAGCcgaaaaagcagcgcgtctcgcgcaggagcaggcCACACGCCAGGCCGCTGAGGTTGATTTTGCGGAAGGAAACTATGGTGTGCTTCCCATGAACCAATCGAAGGAGCGTGTAAACGTGCAGCTCTTTTCCATTGAAGATATTCACCCCGACAAGGACGGGCGACAAATCACGCTCCAGGCGCGTCTTCAGACCACGCGCGCACCATCGGCAAAGCTTGCATTTATCACGCTTCGCCAGAATGTGCACTGCGTGCAGGCAACGCTGGCGCAGGCACCCGAGAAGGTATCGCGCCAAATGGTGAAATGGGCCGCATCCATCACGCCAGAAAGCATTGTGCGCGTGGAAGGCACGATTGCCAAGGTCCCTAAGCCGATAGAGTCCCCGTCCGTTACCATCAAGGATGCGGAGATCAAGATCGCACGTATTTACATTGAGGTCCCTGTGACTTGGGAGGGCCAAATTCCCTTTTACGTCGACgatgcgacgcgctccgATGCGGACATCGAAGCGAGCCAAAACACGCCGCGCCCCTTGCCGCCCAttgcgctcgacacgcGTCTGGACAACCGCGTGCTGgacttgcgcacgccgacgaACCAGGCTATCTTCCGCATGAGCCACGGCGTGGGCAAACTCTTCCGCGAGTTTCTCGAAAACAATGGATTCATCGAGATCCACACGCCCAAGCTCCAAGGTGCGGCTACagagagcggcgcgtctgtCTTTAAGCTGGGCTACTTTAAGGGTGAGGccttcctcgcgcagtcTCCGCAGCTCGCGAAACAGATGGCCATCGCCGCTGACTTTGGCCGTGTCTACGAAATTGGCCCCGTTTTCCGCGCCGAGGACAGCAATACGCACCGCCACATGACCGAATTTATCGGTCTCGACCTGGAGATGGCGTTCCAGGAGCACTACCACGAGGTCACCGACCTGCTCAACCACCTGTTCCTGTACATCTTTAGCGAGCTGCCCAAGCGCTACGCCGCCGAAATCGCGGCGATCAAGCGCCAGTACCCTGTAGAGGAGTTTTTGGTACCCAGGCAGCCCGTCATGCTCGACTTTAAAGAAGGCATTCAGATCCTCCGCGACGCTGGCTGCGAGGTCGAGGACTTGGACGATCTCAGCACCGagatggagcgcacgcttggcaGGCTTGTACGCGAAAAGTACCACACCGACTTTTACGCGCTCGACAAATTCCCTCTCGCCGTGCGCCCGTTTTACACTATGCCCGACGCCAACGACGCCAACTACTCCAACTCGTACGACTTTTTCATGCGTGGCCAGGAGATCTTATCGGGCGCACAGCGAGTGCACGACGCCAAGttcctcgagcagcgcttggctGGGGCGGGTATTGATCCGAGTTCCATGAAGCACTATGTAGACGCGTTCCGTCTTGGCGCACCACCGCACGCTGGCGGCGGTATTGGCCTCGAGCGTGTGGTGATGCTCTACCTAGGCCTCGGCAATATCCGCCGTGCGAGTATGTTTCCTCGTGACCCCAAACGCTTGGAGCCGTAA